One stretch of Narcine bancroftii isolate sNarBan1 chromosome 8, sNarBan1.hap1, whole genome shotgun sequence DNA includes these proteins:
- the rsrp1 gene encoding arginine/serine-rich protein 1 isoform X3 has product MALTEGKGRNGGTESQGKRGRNDKLLNSVDLSCKLTKEKSNIGKNKLHKDLEHEQMFKMDVGMKLGTDRSSAQKQKAEKIAAGMDELRLASPDKIQKNKRPSRSRTPGFLKSKISRASSVSSLGSSRSSSASSRSDSVSSSSSSFRSDSVSSSGRSRSSSVSSASSRSSSVSSSSSESSRSSSVSSSGSSQFDSLPSLEKNHPSSNYATLTSRPRYSSREEKYRRSRQIRSRSRSRSLSKSCYRQSRYRVSYRSPFRYRSRSRSRSRSNLRRRRSRSGSRSSYSSRFPKNCHNSVDKTQPLHRRSRSRSWERSIHLTQKDKKTLLEIAKANASKLFGKDSIQLPPSLRSTSLKDENFNFNIAAKEVTGRTGVPAVG; this is encoded by the exons ATGGCGCTAACGGAGGGGAAGGGGCGTAATGGCGGCACGGAGTCGCAAGGGAAACGAGGCCGTAACGACAAACT GCTAAATTCAGTTGATTTATCCTGCAAACTGACGAAAGAGAAATCCAATATAG GTAAAAATAAATTGCACAAAGATCTGGAACATGAACAAATGTTTAAAATGGATGTTGGAATGAAATTGGGAACAGATAGATCCAGTGCACAGAAGCAAAAGGCTGAGAAAATAGCTGCTGGCATGGATGAATTAAGGCTTGCTTCTCCTGATAAGATTCAAAAAAATAAGAGACCATCACGGTCCAGGACTCCTGGTTTCCTGAAATCTAAAATCTCCAGGGCAAGTTCAGTATCATCTTTGGGAAGCTCTCGATCGTCCTCTGCCAGCTCACGATCGGACTCTGTTTCGTCCTCTTCCAGTAGTTTTCGATCCGATTCAGTGTCCTCTTCTGGTCGTTCTCGATCAAGTTCTGTTTCTTCAGCTAGTTCTCGATCCAGTTctgtatcatcatcatcatctgaaAGCTCCAGATCAAGTTCTGTGTCCTCTTCAGGCAGTTCCCAATTTGATTCATTGCCCTCTTTAGAAAAGAATCACCCAAGTTCAAATTATGCAACTTTGACTTCAAGGCCCAGATATTCATCACGAGAGGAGAAATACAGAAGATCAAGGCAAATCCGTTCAAGGTCCAGATCTCGAAGCTTGTCAAAGTCTTGCTACCGACAATCCAGGTATCGTGTGTCCTATCGATCACCATTCAGGTACAGATCAAGATCCAGATCTAGATCAAGGTCCAACTTGAGACGTAGAAGATCCCGGTCAGGGTCAAGGTCAAGTTATTCATCTCGATTTCCGAAGAACTGCCATAATTCGGTGGACAAAACCCAACCATTACACAGAAGAAGTCGAAGCAGATCCTGGGAAAGATCTATTCACTTAACACAAAAAG ATAAAAAGACGTTGCTAGAAATAGCAAAGGCAAATGCTAGCAAATTATTTGGAAAAGACAGCATCCAGTTGCCACCTAGCCTGAGGTCTACCAGTCTCAAAGAtgagaattttaattttaacattgcaGCAAAAGAGGTGACGGGAAGG ACTGGTGTTCCTGCGGTGGGGTAG
- the rsrp1 gene encoding arginine/serine-rich protein 1 isoform X5, whose amino-acid sequence MALTEGKGRNGGTESQGKRGRNDKLLNSVDLSCKLTKEKSNIGKNKLHKDLEHEQMFKMDVGMKLGTDRSSAQKQKAEKIAAGMDELRLASPDKIQKNKRPSRSRTPGFLKSKISRASSVSSLGSSRSSSASSRSDSVSSSSSSFRSDSVSSSGRSRSSSVSSASSRSSSVSSSSSESSRSSSVSSSGSSQFDSLPSLEKNHPSSNYATLTSRPRYSSREEKYRRSRQIRSRSRSRSLSKSCYRQSRYRVSYRSPFRYRSRSRSRSRSNLRRRRSRSGSRSSYSSRFPKNCHNSVDKTQPLHRRSRSRSWERSIHLTQKDKKTLLEIAKANASKLFGKDSIQLPPSLRSTSLKDENFNFNIAAKEVTGRKP is encoded by the exons ATGGCGCTAACGGAGGGGAAGGGGCGTAATGGCGGCACGGAGTCGCAAGGGAAACGAGGCCGTAACGACAAACT GCTAAATTCAGTTGATTTATCCTGCAAACTGACGAAAGAGAAATCCAATATAG GTAAAAATAAATTGCACAAAGATCTGGAACATGAACAAATGTTTAAAATGGATGTTGGAATGAAATTGGGAACAGATAGATCCAGTGCACAGAAGCAAAAGGCTGAGAAAATAGCTGCTGGCATGGATGAATTAAGGCTTGCTTCTCCTGATAAGATTCAAAAAAATAAGAGACCATCACGGTCCAGGACTCCTGGTTTCCTGAAATCTAAAATCTCCAGGGCAAGTTCAGTATCATCTTTGGGAAGCTCTCGATCGTCCTCTGCCAGCTCACGATCGGACTCTGTTTCGTCCTCTTCCAGTAGTTTTCGATCCGATTCAGTGTCCTCTTCTGGTCGTTCTCGATCAAGTTCTGTTTCTTCAGCTAGTTCTCGATCCAGTTctgtatcatcatcatcatctgaaAGCTCCAGATCAAGTTCTGTGTCCTCTTCAGGCAGTTCCCAATTTGATTCATTGCCCTCTTTAGAAAAGAATCACCCAAGTTCAAATTATGCAACTTTGACTTCAAGGCCCAGATATTCATCACGAGAGGAGAAATACAGAAGATCAAGGCAAATCCGTTCAAGGTCCAGATCTCGAAGCTTGTCAAAGTCTTGCTACCGACAATCCAGGTATCGTGTGTCCTATCGATCACCATTCAGGTACAGATCAAGATCCAGATCTAGATCAAGGTCCAACTTGAGACGTAGAAGATCCCGGTCAGGGTCAAGGTCAAGTTATTCATCTCGATTTCCGAAGAACTGCCATAATTCGGTGGACAAAACCCAACCATTACACAGAAGAAGTCGAAGCAGATCCTGGGAAAGATCTATTCACTTAACACAAAAAG ATAAAAAGACGTTGCTAGAAATAGCAAAGGCAAATGCTAGCAAATTATTTGGAAAAGACAGCATCCAGTTGCCACCTAGCCTGAGGTCTACCAGTCTCAAAGAtgagaattttaattttaacattgcaGCAAAAGAGGTGACGGGAAGG AAGCCTTGA